In Athalia rosae chromosome 6, iyAthRosa1.1, whole genome shotgun sequence, one DNA window encodes the following:
- the LOC105688819 gene encoding uncharacterized protein LOC105688819, with product MKEIFHRTLVNMRIPKKKLFCMTHPQKVFVGGFLLGYLLVKDFQSPVRKRKSKSRGDTSGLLKAPFAPLPYRYPCSENPRDSYDLMLNHATLAHAATNPPIIDHRGYEEPTKLSAIHYDYEISINDQCEM from the exons atgaaggaaatatttcatcgaacgCTGGTGAATATGCGAATACCCAAGAAGAAGCTTTTCTGCATGACGCATCCGCAAAAG GTGTTCGTCGGCGGATTCCTCCTCGGTTATTTGCTGGTCaaagattttcagagtccggtaCGTAAGCGGAAATCTAAATCGCGCGGAGACACGTCCGGGTTGTTGAAGGCGCCGTTCGCACCTTTACCTTATCGATATCCCTGCAGTGAAAATCCTCGGGATTCCTATGATCTGATGTTGAATCACGCAACTTTGGCGCACGCCGCGACAAATCCACCGATTATCGACCACCGAGGATATGAAGAGCCCACAAAACTCAGCGCTATTCATTACGACTACGAAATATCGATAAACGATCAATGTGAAATGTAA
- the LOC105688808 gene encoding uncharacterized protein LOC105688808: MGDTDAKGDSNCLRARLLTWFLLAQVFVQIGAFAFLYSWVARVEHDIRNIECPSCASDDVENTMNVMGGGVPSGSRQKRSGPVFDDNAVSETFKSREDTETHRRRQHPHPHQHQQHQQHQQHQQHQQHQQHQQHQQHQQHQQHQQHQQQQRDKGDKGDHSDSGNPEWFWISTDTRVPSETIIENLCRSARDFCPHGLPGVPGNPGPPGDRGLPGIPGQTGPMGPIGPQGFPGLRGPKGEVGMHGRDGRDGVPGEPGLEGVPGRSGQDGIPGHNGTAGLNGTPGQPGRNGVDGKQGPQGPPGPTGAQGPKGIAGPRGYKGRPGTNGTNGLPGVTAYQVKLANGSYSNQMLIPPSILRDGRVNRVIPVLEGANVRMRCAASGNPPPVIQWSRADGDAIELGSWSMTSVTSETLNITVVNRVHMGEYVCSADNGIPPMATQRFKLEVRFPPLIKIRGQSIEVKTGGTAVLVCEIEAFPEPVTYWERGDGSLLENSDKYQIALVDKKSGYKAKMQLNITGVSSSDHGFYHCTCKNELAVTRGVFTVHEMHRRPTSGNIDPSQIVVYGAQPPKKQDLDDLCPAPPECEACTKYPRCSSTDVSLFYETGGRPEIRPISKDVRYSYFPPRLLDCLLYAVGKPVYLRTTDDYHGSWMRDSSPKSESVAEKFWVTRDHDNRHIHEYSNKTAFRMGSPRTIELPYRFKGNGHVVYNGSFYYNPEGRPSIVRFDLPSGDTVRNSTKELELPGLDYNGTNYLYTPGHNFNFVDFNVDENGLWVIYSARSTNNTVVMKVNANSMTPEHSWNISINHHQFGEMFIVCGVLYAVDSVTESTTKIRLALDLYKNLSLEVNLSFSNPFRKTTMISYNHRTKELLTSDKGIQLTYPIRAHEIGYNTTKEDNREMEPSAQMLTGYDVSNNRSHYGPGS; the protein is encoded by the exons ATGGGTGACACCGATGCAAAGGGAGATTCCAACTGTTTACGCGCCAGGTTGTTGACCTGGTTTCTCCTCGCTCAAGTTTTCGTTCAAATTGGAGCGTTTGCCTTTCTTTATTCATGGGTGGCGAGGGTGGAACACGATATTCGGAACATCGAATGCCCCTCGTGCGCCTCAGATGACGTAGAAAATACGATGAACGTCATGGGAGGTGGCGTTCCTTCTGGTTCCCGCCAAAAACGAAGCGGCCCCGTATTCGACGACAACGCGGTCTCCGAGACTTTTAAG TCGAGGGAAGACACGGAGACGCACCGTCGCAGACAACATCCACATCCCcatcaacatcaacaacatcaacaacatcaacaacatcaacaacatcagcaacatcaacaacatcagcaacatcaacaacatcaacaacatcaacaacatcaacaacatcAACAGCAGCAGAGGGACAAAGGTGACAAGGGTGACCATTCCGATTCGGGCAATCCCGAGTGGTTTTGGATATCAACCGACACTCGCGTACCG tCGGAAACCATCATAGAAAATCTTTGCCGATCGGCCCGAGATTTCTGTCCTCACGGTCTGCCGGGTGTTCCGGGGAATCCCGGACCACCGGGCGATCGAGGACTCCCCGGTATTCCCGGACAAACTGGACCGATGGGTCCGATCGGGCCGCAAGGATTCCCCGGACTGAGAGGCCCGAAGGGGGAGGTGGGAATGCATGGTCGCGACGGTCGCGATGGCGTTCCTGGAGAGCCGGGACTCGAAGGTGTCCCAGGAAGAAGTGGACAAGACGGAATACCCGGACACAACGGTACCGCAGGTCTCAACGGAACACCCGGTCAACCTGGAAGGAACGGGGTAGACG gaAAACAAGGACCTCAAGGACCTCCCGGTCCCACCGGAGCCCAAGGACCCAAGG GGATCGCTGGTCCTCGAGGATACAAAGGAAGACCTGGAACTAATGGAACGAATGGTTTGCCCGGCGTAACCGCATATCAAGTTAAATTAGCGAATGGGTCCTATAGCAACCAGATGCTCATACCTCCTTCAATTCTAC GAGACGGTAGAGTGAATCGGGTCATTCCAGTTCTTGAGGGTGCGAACGTTCGGATGAGATGTGCAGCGAGCGGAAATCCCCCACCCGTAATACAGTGGTCCAGAGCTGACGGCGACGCGATAGAGTTGGGTTCATGGAGCA TGACTTCGGTAACATCGGAGACCCTGAATATAACGGTGGTGAATCGGGTCCATATGGGGGAATACGTTTGCTCGGCGGATAACGGAATTCCACCGATGGCAACGCAACGATTCAAACTGGAAGTTCGAT TTCCACCTCTGATCAAAATTCGGGGTCAGAGTATCGAAGTCAAAACGGGAGGAACGGCCGTCCTGGTCTGTGAAATCGAAGCTTTCCCCGAGCCCGTCACGTACTGGGAACGGGGGGATGGTAGTCTTCTGGAAAATTCGGACAAGTATCAAATCGCGCTGGTGGACAAGAAGAGCGGGTACAAG GCGAAAATGCAACTCAACATCACCGGGGTATCCAGTTCCGACCATGGCTTCTATCACTGCACATGTAAAAACGAACTTGCCGTAACAAGAGGCGTTTTCACCGTTCACg AAATGCACAGGCGACCAACGAGCGGAAATATCGATCCTTCGCAGATCGTTGTTTACGGTGCACAACCTCCGAAGAAACAAGACCTCGATGACCTCTGTCCAGCTCCTCCGGAGTGCGAAGCTTGCACGAAATATCCGAGGTGTTCCTCAACGGATGTCTCACTGTTTTACGAAACTGGAGGTCGTCCGGAGATACGACCCATATCAAAAGATGTCAGATACTCATATTTTCCACCACGATTACTCG ACTGCCTTCTGTACGCCGTTGGAAAACCGGTGTATCTCAGAACAACCGATGATTATCACGGAAGTTGGATGCGAGATTCGTCACCGAAGAGTGAATCGGTTGCCGAAAAATTTTGGGTCACCAGGGATCACGATAACAGACACATACACGAGTACTCCAACAAAACGGCATTCAGAATGGGATCGCCGAGGACCATCGAACTCCCTTACAGATTCAAG GGTAACGGGCATGTAGTTTACAACGGTTCTTTCTACTACAATCCTGAAGGACGTCCGTCTATAGTCCGTTTCGATCTTCCATCCGGTGATACCGTGAGGAATTCTACAAAGGAACTCGAACTTCCCGGACTAGATTATAACGGAACGAACTACCTTTACACACCTGGTCATAATTTTAACTTCGTTGACTTCAACGTCGATGAGAACG GTCTTTGGGTAATATACTCAGCTAGATCAACGAATAACACGGTCGTAATGAAGGTTAATGCCAACAGTATGACGCCCGAGCACTCCTGGAATATCAGCATTAACCATCATCAATTTGGTGAAATGTTCATTGTATGCGGAGTACTCTACGCCGTCGACAGTGTGACCGAAAGTACGACAAAAATACG CCTGGCGCTTGACCTctacaaaaatttatcgctcgAAGTAAATCTCTCGTTTTCAAATCCATTCCGAAAAACGACGATGATCAGTTACAATCACAGAACGAAG GAATTACTTACTTCGGATAAGGGTATCCAGCTCACATACCCCATAAGAGCTCATGAAATCGGGTACAACACGACTAAAGAAGATAACAGGGAAATGGAGCCCAGCGCGCAGATGCTTACGGGCTACGATGTTTCGAATAACAGATCTCACTACGGTCCCGGTTCCTAG